From a single Staphylococcus epidermidis genomic region:
- a CDS encoding NAD(P)H-dependent oxidoreductase, with amino-acid sequence MNQMNQTIIDAFHFRHATKEFDPTKKISDEDFNTILETGRLSPSSLGLEPWHFVVVQNKELREKLKAYSWGAQKQLDTASHFVLIFARKNVTAHTDYVQHLLRGVKKYEESTIPAVENKFDDFQESFHIADNERTLYDWASKQTYIALANMMTSAALLGINSCPIEGFDLDKVTEILSDEGVLDTEQFGISVMVGFGYRAQEPKHGKVRQNEDDIISWIE; translated from the coding sequence ATGAATCAGATGAATCAAACGATTATTGATGCATTCCATTTTAGACATGCGACAAAAGAATTTGACCCTACGAAAAAAATTAGTGATGAAGATTTTAATACGATTTTAGAAACAGGTAGATTATCTCCAAGTTCACTAGGTTTAGAACCTTGGCACTTTGTAGTGGTTCAAAATAAAGAATTGAGAGAAAAATTGAAAGCCTATAGTTGGGGAGCACAAAAGCAACTTGATACAGCAAGTCACTTTGTATTAATTTTTGCTCGTAAGAATGTGACGGCTCATACAGATTACGTGCAACATTTACTTCGTGGCGTCAAAAAATATGAAGAAAGTACAATTCCAGCAGTTGAAAATAAATTTGATGATTTCCAAGAAAGTTTCCATATTGCCGATAATGAACGAACATTATATGATTGGGCGAGTAAACAAACATATATTGCATTAGCAAACATGATGACAAGTGCTGCATTACTAGGTATCAACTCATGTCCAATTGAAGGATTTGATTTAGATAAAGTGACTGAAATTCTTTCAGATGAGGGTGTTTTAGATACGGAACAATTTGGTATTTCAGTTATGGTAGGCTTTGGTTACAGAGCACAAGAACCTAAACACGGCAAAGTTAGACAAAACGAAGACGACATCATTAGTTGGATTGAATAA
- a CDS encoding Cof-type HAD-IIB family hydrolase: MIKAIAVDMDGTFLDTNKQFDRNRFETIFKELIDKNIKFIAASGNQFAKLKSIFGDREMFFISENGAVIYKGNQLYNYRSFDQYIFQKVVNYLNLNQKINNLIICGVKSAYILKETSEAFKQDARTYYHQLIEVDSLQTLPDDDYVKIAFNINRQTHPDLDEKLALKFKDDIKLVSSGRDSIDVIMPNMTKGQALSRLLKEWQMPASHLMAFGDANNDKDMLELAEHSYVMANSEDQSLFDIASHVAPSNDEQGVLSTIENVVLGYSNK; the protein is encoded by the coding sequence ATGATTAAAGCCATTGCGGTAGATATGGATGGAACATTTCTTGACACAAATAAACAGTTTGATCGAAATCGTTTTGAAACTATTTTTAAAGAATTAATAGATAAAAATATTAAGTTTATAGCTGCGAGTGGGAATCAATTTGCAAAGCTAAAATCAATTTTTGGAGATAGGGAAATGTTCTTTATATCTGAAAATGGAGCAGTCATCTATAAAGGTAATCAACTTTACAATTATCGAAGTTTTGATCAGTATATTTTTCAAAAAGTTGTAAATTATTTAAATTTGAATCAAAAGATAAACAATTTGATTATTTGTGGTGTAAAAAGTGCATATATTTTAAAAGAAACAAGCGAAGCATTTAAGCAAGATGCACGTACATATTATCACCAACTAATAGAGGTTGACTCCTTACAAACATTACCTGATGATGATTATGTGAAAATTGCTTTCAATATAAATCGTCAGACTCATCCAGACTTAGATGAGAAATTAGCTCTTAAGTTTAAAGACGATATTAAACTAGTATCAAGTGGGAGAGATAGTATAGATGTTATTATGCCAAATATGACTAAGGGTCAAGCTTTGTCTAGATTATTAAAAGAATGGCAAATGCCTGCTTCACATTTAATGGCATTTGGAGATGCAAATAACGATAAAGATATGTTGGAGCTTGCCGAACATAGTTATGTTATGGCTAATAGTGAAGATCAATCATTATTTGATATAGCGAGTCATGTGGCACCTTCCAATGATGAACAAGGCGTACTATCAACAATCGAAAATGTTGTTCTCGGTTATTCCAATAAATAA
- a CDS encoding D-lactate dehydrogenase has protein sequence MTKIMFFGTRAYEKDMALRWGKKNNIDVTTSTELLSVDTVDQLKDYDGVTTMQFGKLEPEVYPKLESYGIKQIAQRTAGFDMYDLELAKKHEIIISNIPSYSPETIAEYSVSIALQLVRKFPTIEKRVQAHNFTWASPIMSRPVKNMTVAIIGTGRIGAATGKIYAGFGARVVGYDAYPNHSLSFLEYKETVEDAIKDADIISLHVPANKDSFHLFDNNMFKNVKKGAVLVNAARGAVINTPDLIEAVNNGTLSGAAIDTYENEANYFTFDCSNQTIDDPILLDLIRNENILVTPHIAFFSDEAVQNLVEGGLNAALSVINTGTCDTRLN, from the coding sequence ATGACAAAAATTATGTTTTTCGGCACAAGAGCATATGAGAAGGACATGGCATTACGTTGGGGAAAGAAAAATAATATCGATGTCACTACATCAACAGAACTTTTAAGTGTAGATACTGTCGATCAATTAAAAGATTATGACGGTGTTACAACAATGCAGTTCGGTAAATTAGAACCTGAAGTTTACCCTAAATTAGAGTCCTATGGTATTAAACAAATTGCACAACGTACGGCTGGATTTGATATGTATGACTTAGAACTTGCAAAAAAACATGAAATTATTATCTCGAATATACCTAGTTATTCACCTGAAACAATTGCTGAATATTCGGTATCTATCGCTCTGCAACTCGTACGAAAATTCCCAACAATTGAAAAACGTGTGCAAGCACATAATTTCACATGGGCGTCCCCTATTATGTCTCGTCCAGTAAAAAATATGACTGTAGCAATCATCGGTACAGGGCGTATTGGTGCTGCAACTGGTAAAATCTATGCTGGTTTTGGTGCGAGAGTAGTTGGTTATGATGCATATCCTAATCATTCTTTATCTTTCTTAGAATATAAAGAAACAGTAGAGGATGCAATTAAAGATGCTGATATTATCTCATTACATGTACCCGCTAATAAAGATAGTTTCCATTTATTTGATAACAATATGTTTAAAAATGTTAAAAAAGGTGCCGTTTTAGTCAATGCCGCAAGAGGAGCTGTGATAAACACGCCTGATTTAATTGAAGCAGTAAATAATGGTACATTATCAGGTGCTGCCATTGACACATATGAAAATGAAGCTAATTATTTCACATTTGATTGTTCAAATCAAACGATTGACGACCCAATATTATTAGACCTAATTAGAAATGAAAATATTTTAGTTACACCTCATATTGCCTTTTTCTCCGATGAAGCAGTACAAAATTTAGTAGAGGGTGGTTTGAATGCAGCATTATCAGTAATTAATACTGGCACATGTGATACGCGATTAAACTAA
- the srtA gene encoding class A sortase SrtA has product MKQWMNRLITLIGVLLIILAIYLFSKPYIDNYLHEKDNDYKIENYDKKEKEQTKTSKSTPKIPSDKSKMAGYIEVPDAQIKEPVYPGPATPEQLNRGVSFAEGDESLNQQNISIAGHTFTDRSHYQFTNLKSAKIGSKVYFKTGNQTRKYKITKIRDVKPTEVKVLDEHPNKKNQLTLITCDDYNEETGVWETRKIFIATQIN; this is encoded by the coding sequence ATGAAGCAGTGGATGAATAGATTAATCACCTTAATAGGCGTATTGTTAATCATTTTAGCTATTTATTTATTCTCAAAGCCATATATCGATAATTATCTACATGAAAAAGATAACGATTATAAAATTGAAAATTATGATAAAAAGGAAAAAGAACAGACAAAGACATCTAAATCGACGCCAAAGATACCTTCCGATAAATCTAAAATGGCTGGTTATATAGAAGTTCCAGATGCACAAATAAAAGAACCAGTATACCCTGGTCCAGCAACACCAGAACAACTCAATAGAGGTGTTAGTTTTGCAGAAGGTGACGAATCTCTTAATCAACAGAATATTTCAATTGCTGGTCATACGTTTACAGATCGTTCGCACTATCAATTTACAAATTTAAAATCAGCCAAAATCGGTAGTAAAGTGTATTTTAAAACTGGAAATCAAACTAGAAAGTATAAAATAACTAAAATACGTGATGTTAAGCCTACAGAGGTTAAGGTATTAGACGAACATCCTAATAAGAAAAATCAATTAACATTAATTACTTGCGATGACTATAACGAAGAAACGGGTGTTTGGGAAACAAGGAAAATATTCATAGCTACACAAATTAACTAA